In Bdellovibrionales bacterium CG10_big_fil_rev_8_21_14_0_10_45_34, one genomic interval encodes:
- a CDS encoding type II secretion system F family protein yields MAQYVYQAKGSGGRLIKGEIDASSDVEARVKLRAQSLIPVKVVQKGENAAKGAVIKSSGKVKPKDLQVFTRQFATLINSGVAAVQALQILANNSRSPVLKAATTKIRIDVESGKPLADAMMSFPNIFDDLYINLVRAGQEAGLLDTILNRLAAYIEKSVKLVGKIKGAMVYPVAIIGVAVLVVTGIMTFVIPKFEEMFKGTGRDLPLLTQYVIQFSHLLRDYWYAIFGGLFAVIVGVGQYRKTKEGKIFFDQYMLKVPLIGDIIFKGGIARFSRTLSTLISSGVTLLDALDISSRVVGNFILEQSVLKAKAMVQEGKTLQFAFTKIGIFPDMVINMMAVGEQTGDLPGMLGKVADFYEEEVETAVGTLTSMMEPILMVVLGGIIAFIVIAMYLPIFDLAGGV; encoded by the coding sequence ATGGCGCAGTATGTGTATCAGGCAAAAGGCAGCGGAGGAAGGTTAATCAAAGGCGAGATTGATGCATCCTCTGATGTAGAGGCCAGAGTTAAGCTTCGTGCCCAGAGTTTGATACCAGTCAAGGTTGTACAAAAAGGCGAAAATGCTGCAAAGGGTGCAGTAATCAAATCCTCCGGTAAGGTAAAGCCGAAAGATCTGCAAGTCTTTACAAGGCAGTTCGCAACTCTGATCAATTCGGGTGTAGCTGCTGTGCAGGCACTTCAGATTCTTGCAAACAATTCCAGAAGTCCCGTATTGAAGGCGGCGACTACGAAGATTCGAATTGACGTCGAAAGCGGAAAGCCATTAGCAGATGCAATGATGAGTTTTCCGAATATCTTTGATGATCTTTACATCAATCTCGTGAGAGCAGGGCAAGAGGCAGGCTTACTCGATACGATTTTGAATCGCTTGGCGGCATACATTGAAAAATCGGTAAAGCTTGTCGGAAAAATCAAGGGAGCAATGGTTTATCCCGTTGCCATTATCGGAGTTGCTGTTTTAGTTGTTACGGGCATTATGACTTTTGTGATTCCCAAGTTTGAAGAAATGTTTAAAGGGACGGGTCGCGACCTGCCGCTTCTCACTCAGTATGTCATCCAGTTTAGTCATTTATTAAGAGATTATTGGTACGCAATTTTTGGCGGGCTATTTGCTGTGATTGTCGGCGTCGGTCAATATCGAAAAACGAAAGAAGGAAAGATCTTCTTTGATCAGTACATGCTCAAGGTACCATTGATAGGCGACATCATATTTAAAGGCGGGATAGCGCGGTTTAGTCGAACATTGAGCACACTCATTTCTAGCGGTGTTACTTTGTTAGACGCATTAGATATCTCTAGCCGAGTCGTTGGCAACTTCATACTCGAGCAATCCGTACTAAAAGCAAAGGCTATGGTTCAAGAGGGTAAGACTTTGCAATTCGCATTTACAAAGATTGGAATATTTCCGGATATGGTTATTAACATGATGGCCGTAGGGGAGCAAACGGGTGATTTGCCAGGAATGCTAGGCAAGGTTGCAGATTTTTATGAAGAAGAAGTCGAAACAGCGGTTGGCACCTTGACCAGCATGATGGAGCCCATTCTTATGGTCGTTCTCGGCGGAATAATTGCCTTCATCGTGATAGCGATGTATCTGCCAATATTTGATCTTGCAGGTGGAGTGTGA
- a CDS encoding Fis family transcriptional regulator — MKARILVVDDEESIREFLDIMLKKEGYEVSCVEDGERAIDALKKKNFHLVISDLQMPKVTGIELLDFCRQNYPGVLFMMITAFGTTESAVDAMKKGAYDYITKPFKIDEVRINIANALRTLTLESENRVLRKELQKEYTFQSLVGDSEAIHKTFDLIRRVSQSPTNVLITGESGTGKEMVAKAIHFNGPLKDRPFVTVNCGAIPENLMESEMFGHKKGSFTGAINDKEGMFEVADGGTLFLDEVGELPLSIQVKLLRAIQERIIRRVGAIDDIKIEVRIIAATNRELEKMISTAAFREDLYYRLNVINIRTPALRERREDIPLLANHFLQKYNQKMNKAIGGISQDAMEILKKYNYPGNVRELENVIERTVALEPGSTILPESLPPFVMTPTGRRLASSQEIEVGDDGLDLERVIGQIEKELLIKAIHRANGVKKQAAKLLGITFRSMRYRCDKYGLGGPGDDELDSDD, encoded by the coding sequence ATGAAGGCTCGCATTCTAGTTGTTGATGATGAAGAGTCGATTCGCGAGTTTTTAGATATTATGCTCAAGAAAGAGGGCTATGAGGTCAGCTGCGTCGAAGACGGCGAGAGAGCGATCGATGCCCTCAAGAAAAAGAATTTTCATTTAGTTATCTCGGATTTGCAAATGCCTAAGGTGACTGGTATCGAGCTGCTCGACTTTTGTCGGCAAAATTATCCAGGCGTGTTGTTTATGATGATTACAGCTTTCGGCACCACGGAATCTGCAGTAGATGCCATGAAAAAGGGTGCTTACGATTACATAACTAAGCCCTTTAAAATAGATGAAGTTCGTATCAACATTGCAAATGCACTCAGAACGCTCACACTTGAAAGTGAAAACCGTGTACTGAGAAAAGAGCTTCAAAAAGAGTACACTTTTCAGAGTCTTGTCGGTGATTCCGAAGCCATACACAAAACATTTGATTTAATTCGCAGGGTTTCTCAATCGCCAACAAACGTTTTGATTACTGGCGAAAGCGGAACCGGTAAAGAAATGGTTGCTAAAGCGATCCACTTTAACGGACCACTAAAAGATAGACCGTTCGTCACTGTGAACTGCGGAGCCATACCTGAAAACCTGATGGAATCGGAAATGTTCGGTCATAAAAAGGGTTCGTTTACTGGGGCTATCAACGACAAAGAAGGTATGTTTGAAGTAGCTGACGGGGGCACGCTCTTTTTAGACGAAGTCGGTGAACTTCCGCTGTCGATTCAAGTGAAATTACTGCGAGCTATTCAAGAGCGGATCATTCGACGGGTGGGCGCAATTGACGATATTAAAATTGAAGTGCGGATTATCGCTGCAACCAATCGTGAACTCGAAAAGATGATCAGTACCGCTGCTTTTCGCGAAGATCTTTATTATAGACTCAATGTGATAAACATTCGCACTCCTGCGCTGAGAGAGCGACGAGAAGACATCCCACTTTTGGCCAATCACTTTTTACAAAAATACAATCAGAAGATGAACAAAGCTATTGGCGGAATTTCCCAAGACGCGATGGAAATACTTAAAAAGTACAATTATCCTGGTAACGTTCGAGAGTTAGAGAACGTTATCGAACGAACGGTAGCTCTTGAGCCGGGTTCAACAATTCTTCCAGAATCACTGCCTCCGTTTGTCATGACTCCGACAGGGCGACGATTGGCATCTAGTCAGGAGATCGAAGTTGGCGACGACGGATTAGATCTTGAAAGAGTCATTGGACAAATCGAAAAAGAGCTTCTTATCAAAGCCATTCACCGAGCCAATGGAGTTAAAAAGCAAGCCGCCAAACTTTTAGGAATCACCTTTCGCTCTATGCGCTACAGATGTGACAAGTATGGGCTGGGGGGGCCGGGGGATGATGAGTTGGACTCTGACGACTAA
- a CDS encoding DNA-binding protein produces the protein MFNKDLAKDYLSRSLKRLKALETLFQEEAWADVVREAQEIVELSLKGLLRHAAIDVPRVHDVSEILIAEKSSLPKELQKHIPKFTEISRTLRRDRELAFYGSEDLTPQDFYKKADAEEALEFAKFVAETIATVVLQKSR, from the coding sequence TTGTTTAATAAAGACTTGGCTAAAGATTATCTCAGTCGATCGCTCAAACGTCTCAAGGCGCTTGAAACCCTGTTTCAAGAAGAAGCCTGGGCCGATGTTGTCAGAGAAGCACAAGAAATTGTGGAGCTTTCTCTCAAAGGTTTACTTCGCCACGCAGCCATCGATGTACCCAGAGTCCATGATGTTTCTGAAATTCTGATTGCCGAGAAATCTTCGCTTCCCAAGGAGTTGCAAAAGCATATTCCGAAATTTACTGAAATTTCTCGAACCTTACGCCGCGACCGCGAACTGGCGTTTTATGGCAGTGAAGATTTGACCCCGCAAGATTTCTACAAAAAAGCGGATGCCGAAGAGGCACTCGAATTTGCGAAGTTTGTTGCAGAAACTATCGCAACAGTTGTACTTCAGAAGTCCCGCTAG
- a CDS encoding pilin gives MKALSSKSSKGFSLIELMIVVAIIGILAAIAVPNFQKFQRKARQSEARTNLSALYAGQKTFFVDWNQYSSDLIYTGFAPEGNLVYQYAIGDTCGDAPTMPTAIATAHNPANNTSAAVCAAANANCVNGPTAIAAVVPACAVLAGSGDTFLAGAEGNIGGGQNDAWSITQGKVLDNVLDGTIN, from the coding sequence ATGAAAGCACTGAGCTCCAAAAGCTCAAAGGGCTTCTCACTCATCGAGTTGATGATTGTGGTCGCCATCATCGGTATTTTGGCCGCTATTGCCGTACCGAACTTCCAAAAGTTTCAAAGAAAAGCGCGTCAGTCAGAAGCCCGAACAAATCTCTCAGCCCTGTATGCTGGGCAAAAGACTTTCTTCGTTGACTGGAACCAATATTCTTCGGATTTGATTTACACTGGCTTTGCACCAGAAGGTAACTTGGTTTACCAATATGCTATTGGGGACACTTGTGGTGATGCTCCTACAATGCCTACTGCGATTGCTACCGCTCACAACCCGGCCAACAATACTTCGGCGGCAGTTTGTGCTGCAGCTAATGCGAACTGCGTAAATGGTCCAACTGCGATTGCTGCTGTGGTTCCTGCCTGCGCAGTTCTTGCAGGTTCTGGTGACACTTTCTTGGCTGGTGCTGAGGGAAACATCGGAGGCGGTCAGAATGATGCCTGGTCAATTACTCAAGGAAAGGTTCTTGACAACGTTCTCGATGGAACAATCAACTAA